The Streptomyces sp. NBC_00224 genome has a window encoding:
- a CDS encoding RidA family protein, which produces MTSLTHIATPDGVAPGVNYSHVVWGTGRFIAISGQCAFDEKGNVVGEGDPVAQARQIFENLRRCLEAAGATFDDVVKLTVFVTDIAHLPAIREARDEHLDSGRLPASSAVQVVALFRPELLMEIEAFAVVADR; this is translated from the coding sequence ATGACCTCGCTCACGCACATCGCCACCCCCGACGGCGTCGCACCCGGCGTCAACTACAGCCATGTGGTCTGGGGCACCGGCCGGTTCATCGCGATATCCGGCCAGTGCGCCTTCGACGAGAAGGGGAACGTGGTCGGGGAGGGCGACCCGGTGGCGCAGGCGCGGCAGATCTTCGAGAATCTGCGCCGCTGCCTGGAGGCCGCCGGGGCGACCTTCGACGACGTGGTGAAGCTGACCGTCTTCGTCACCGACATCGCCCATCTGCCCGCGATCCGCGAGGCGCGGGACGAACACCTCGACAGCGGCCGTCTCCCCGCCAGCTCGGCGGTGCAGGTGGTGGCGCTGTTCCGCCCCGAACTCCTGATGGAGATCGAGGCGTTCGCGGTGGTCGCCGACCGTTGA
- a CDS encoding adenylosuccinate lyase has translation MDEELRSLADRLRDEARASDAVSAYERLLSTRDQDELAAVLTERERPLWAREIAAFRLGCAGDRRAFEALVLLLNHRDPERCVSAAHALARLGDPRTARAAAALATNQLRTAYALHPVRLLTALRAPESVPALITTLRPLLSPDTPYWRVALACVEGLGELGDKRAVEALETALARPRLASAAAVALRRIA, from the coding sequence ATGGACGAGGAGCTGCGGTCCCTGGCGGATCGGCTGCGGGACGAGGCCAGGGCGTCGGACGCGGTGTCCGCGTACGAGCGGCTGCTCTCGACCCGTGACCAGGACGAGCTGGCGGCGGTGCTCACCGAGCGCGAACGACCCCTGTGGGCGCGGGAGATCGCGGCCTTCCGGCTCGGCTGCGCGGGGGACCGGCGCGCCTTCGAGGCGCTGGTGCTGCTGCTCAACCACCGGGACCCGGAGCGCTGTGTCTCCGCCGCGCACGCCCTGGCCCGGCTCGGCGACCCGCGCACGGCACGCGCGGCGGCCGCGCTCGCCACCAACCAGCTGCGCACCGCGTACGCCCTGCACCCGGTGCGGCTGCTCACCGCACTGCGCGCCCCCGAATCCGTACCGGCGCTGATCACTACCCTGCGGCCGCTGCTCTCGCCCGACACCCCTTACTGGCGGGTGGCGCTTGCCTGTGTGGAGGGGCTGGGTGAGCTGGGTGACAAAAGGGCGGTCGAGGCCCTGGAAACGGCACTGGCCCGCCCCCGCCTGGCCTCGGCCGCAGCCGTGGCACTCAGACGCATCGCGTAG